One Cucurbita pepo subsp. pepo cultivar mu-cu-16 chromosome LG09, ASM280686v2, whole genome shotgun sequence DNA window includes the following coding sequences:
- the LOC111802245 gene encoding trihelix transcription factor PTL-like yields the protein MSDKYPYPDLRQLTADKPIFPATPQTLDSFFPHQTHLTRGFSPAPPPPPPPPLPKFPPLQLLLPDPTVLPDGLFQFGCTNTSAATGGATPSAAVSAPFYRRNKMMDGEWCPYGNDVVGGSNGANSRWPRQETLTLLEIRSRLDSKFKESNQKGPLWDQVSRMMEEEYGYKRSGKKCKEKFDNLYKYYKKTKEGKTGRHDGKHYRFFRQLEAIYGGCNDQLSSPTVVESNIYRTSAAEAGEAGINNNTGDEKALVGGTSLSFSISSDFETSSSGNYRDDDLSAIAFMMNQRRVETAREDDVSKGDGGRGGRWREEVEKMLDCKLSRLMEVQENWMEKIMASVEDGEKERILKEEEWRKKEVAKFDHEMNEFCARERAWIEAREAALMEIMKRFGGKGYD from the exons ATGTCCGACAAATACCCATACCCAGATCTCCGGCAACTCACCGCCGACAAACCAATCTTTCCGGCAACCCCACAAACCCTAGACTCCTTCTTCCCTCACCAAACCCACCTGACACGTGGTTTCTCTCCGGCACCAccgccaccaccgccgccgccactcCCCAAATTCCCCCCTCTCCAGCTCCTTCTTCCCGATCCCACCGTTCTCCCCGATGGGCTTTTTCAATTTGGCTGTACCAATACCTCCGCCGCCACTGGCGGCGCAACCCCCTCCGCCGCAGTGTCCGCTCCGTTTTACCGGCGGAATAAGATGATGGATGGCGAATGGTGTCCGTATGGAAACGACGTCGTTGGAGGAAGTAATGGAGCTAATAGTAGATGGCCAAGGCAGGAAACTCTCACTCTTCTTGAGATCAGATCTCGGCTTGATTCAAAGTTTAAAGAGAGTAATCAGAAAGGTCCCCTTTGGGATCAGGTTTCTag gATGATGGAGGAGGAATACGGGTACAAAAGGAGTGGGaaaaaatgcaaagaaaaatTCGACAATTTATACAAGTActacaagaaaacaaaggagGGCAAAACGGGGAGGCACGACGGGAAGCACTACAGATTTTTCCGGCAACTCGAAGCTATATATGGCGGCTGTAACGACCAATTATCCTCCCCGACCGTTGTGGAATCTAACATCTACAGAACCTCCGCGGCCGAGGCCGGAGAAGCGGGCATTAACAATAACACCGGTGACGAGAAGGCGTTGGTGGGGGGAACGAGTTTAAGCTTTTCGATTTCGTCGGATTTTGAAACGTCGTCGTCGGGGAATTATCGTGACGACGACCTGTCGGCGATTGCGTTTATGATGAACCAGAGGAGGGTGGAGACGGCGAGGGAAGACGACGTGTCGAAAGGGGACGGTGGTCGAGGCGGGAGGTGGAGGGAGGAGGTGGAGAAAATGTTGGATTGTAAGCTGAGTAGGTTAATGGAAGTGCAGGAGAATTGGATGGAGAAGATTATGGCGAGTGTGGAAGATGGAGAAAAGGAGAGGATTTTGAAAGAGGAggaatggaggaagaaagaagtgGCGAAATTTGATCATGAAATGAATGAGTTTTGTGCGAGGGAGAGAGCTTGGATTGAAGCTCGAGAAGCTGCGTTAATGGAGATTATGAAGAGATTTGGAGGAAAAGGGTATGATTag
- the LOC111802719 gene encoding transcriptional activator DEMETER-like: MRLTALNMNSQANSSGEFYAGNLLVRNQNLYPESKPSSNNSYAQHRPYGLPMYQSSYNLNPASTTQTNSMSTFNNSVHPPPVSSHLENAAFDYVPTPSFLVRNESSSFRKDGGDDFIRMLQDETPRQHCDELLQSIVESSCVGNSTPFKGMRDFGNHRDLGIDLNRTPDQRPAKRRQHTPMVYTEKFTDLLNLPLDESLRLYEETQENFVTVPLDEATQKRHDELLKDLTDTLSASVSEPTPAKEVEKGSAQAVDLNKAPELKTPKRRKHRPKVIKEEKPKKSPKPVTPKIPKETPTGKRKYVRKKNINKEAATPPANIVEIKDSSTATKTKSCRRVIHFEMEKTGDEEPEKKPDEKHMQEENMGNLCFTTRPNVPDFCSQTNGVGGTIPGVHISQRLGTMAENVRPTTQSNLSHMSHMTTPLTSQSEREAAGGLLNKLASNTAGDLINVRRILDQGKADRYQNGFSSGFTPVQQQNHNYYKELMGMNSEYSQTVPNHQFNINEPRGLKRGRPPATQPTQSCSIATLDSSVLSQGVSQTGEFYRQSSSVNIGSLEIPAKKFESGLYATLYKRYSTIQANEGCSSHLNTSGRNPINSGGFTAEMRQAMLNGHIRSEQSTNRQNNWTKEIIGERPIPSIVHENNFQRQQFSQNLHPQFDRTCGTTGSNKVTSYRSLITGDKCNVPQPFPHPKASDQRYAQAYQPMISGSLATNQVQKQGYSFSFHQVPDKKTGVLENEIIRKMKGLKLNDDKGTTRTEQNAIVPYKGNGAVVPYVESEHLRKRKTRPKVDLDPETERIWNLLMGKEGSEGIENHEKGKEKWWEEERKVFRGRADSFIARMHLVQGDRTFSRWKGSVVDSVIGVFLTQNVSDHLSSSAFMSLAARFPIKSTRNVRTQVQVQTSIVANESAACILYSANSIKWEARLLPQPRFEMPQTSINHQNQGVNSGTANFFTEEGSQVVEEDSQVVEEEVISSQDSFDSTITQGTGGARSCSGSNSEAEEPIVSYYSSSTHCSNFTDIKQVETTTIKQNSFSDLNRTTDGKQESLISEWNELDNLNGHSLTNFLVNIENQHKQEPVAPSNNQSHLTPDCGVLEVEGRETFSEESTSSGPSIVSGCSTEKNMTCHSLNIRGLKRTLDKTCAEEIGQARSQKTMMEHSESVGEHSVQLQGNAIQSGPHCEYKLHENYEPCKRIKTSPLGSASVTNPHQELDASAKMQKNGLSNAVHVPAHAEKLLDAVDRTPGKGNQINFSNNEVHSLSKANNGGNVSTSKPKRRKVNSEKNSTFDWDSLRKQVEANGQLKERSKDAMDSIDYEAIRLASIHEISSSIKERGMNNMLAERMKEFLDRLMKDHGSIDLEWLRDVPPDKAKDYLLSIRGLGLKSVECVRLLTLHHLAFPVDTNVGRIAVRLGWVPLQPLPESLQLHLLELYPMLETIQKYLWPRLCKLDQRTLYELHYQLITFGKVFCTKSKPNCNACPMRGECKHFASAFASARLALPAPEEKRIVPSTNPVATEKQPALFTRPLPILAPEASTSTGNTVRTSNCEPIIEVPASPEPEPNEIITESDIEDAYYEDPDADEIPTIKLSMEEFRTTLQNFIPEEDMSRALVALNPEAARIPMPKLKNVSRLRTEHQVYELPDSHPLLQKMDRREPDDPSPYLLAIWTPGETANSIQPPQSCGSQDPNRLCNDATCYTCSCRREANSQTVRGTILIPCRTAMRGSFPLNGTYFQVNEMFADHESSSKPIDVPRKWLWNLPRRTVYFGTSVSTIFRGLVTEEIQLCFWRGFVCVRGFDRKTRAPRPLIARLHFPASKLAKMKNENTE; this comes from the exons ATGCGTTTAACAGCACTGAACATGAATTCTCAAGCTAACAGCAGTGGGGAATTCTATGCCGGAAATTTATTGGTTAGAAATCAAAATCTTTATCCAGAATCGAAACCATCTAGTAACAATAGCTACGCCCAACATCGCCCAT ATGGACTCCCCATGTATCAATCCAGTTATAACTTGAACCCAGCATCAACGACACAAACCAACTCAATGTCAACGTTTAACAACTCAGTCCATCCTCCACCGGTCTCCTCGCATCTGGAAAATGCTGCATTTGATTATGTCCCCACACCATCTTTTCTTGTAAGAAATGAAAGCTCAAGTTTCAGAAAGGACGGCGGGGACGATTTCATCAGAATGCTTCAAGATGAAACACCCCGTCAACACTGTGACGAACTTCTACAAAGCATTGTGGAATCATCATGTGTTGGAAATTCTACTCCATTTAAGGGAATGAGGGACTTTGGGAATCATAGAGATCTTGGGATCGATCTCAACAGGACACCAGATCAGAGACCAGCAAAAAGAAGACAGCATACGCCCATGGTATACACAGAAAAGTTTACTGATTTACTTAATCTTCCATTGGATGAAAGTTTAAGACTTTACGAGGAGACACAGGAGAATTTTGTCACAGTTCCACTTGATGAAGCAACTCAGAAACGTCATGATGAACTCTTGAAGGATCTCACAGATACATTATCTGCATCCGTTTCTGAACCAACCCCAGCGAAGGAAGTGGAGAAGGGCAGCGCTCAAGCAGTTGATCTTAACAAGGCCCCAGAGTTGAAGACGCCTAAGCGGAGAAAACATAGGCCCAAGGttataaaggaagaaaaacccAAGAAGTCTCCTAAACCTGTGACACCGAAGATTCCCAAGGAGACCCCAACAGGGAAGAGAAAGTATGTACGGAAGAAGAACATCAACAAAGAAGCAGCTACTCCACCTGCGAAtattgtggagattaaagatTCGAGCACCGcaactaaaacaaaatcttgCCGGAGAGTAATACATTTTGAGATGGAAAAAACTGGAGATGAGGAACCCGAAAAGAAACCAGATGAGAAACATATGCAAGAGGAGAACATGGGGAACCTTTGCTTCACCACGAGACCAAACGTTCCAGATTTCTGCTCCCAAACTAATGGTGTTGGTGGAACAATTCCAGGTGTTCATATCAGTCAGCGACTGGGCACAATGGCTGAGAATGTGCGACCAACAACACAGAGTAACCTTTCTCACATGAGTCACATGACGACCCCTCTCACATCACAATCCGAAAGGGAGGCAGCTGGAGGCCTATTGAACAAATTAGCAAGCAACACAGCAGGAGATTTGATCAATGTTCGTAGAATTTTAGACCAAGGAAAAGCAGATCGATATCAAAATGGATTCAGCAGTGGATTCACTCCTGTTCAGCAACaaaaccataattattataaggAGCTGATGGGGATGAACTCTGAATATTCTCAAACAGTTCCAAATCATCAGTTCAATATCAATGAACCAAGGGGCTTAAAGAGAGGCCGTCCGCCTGCAACTCAGCCAACACAGTCGTGCTCGATAGCTACACTGGACTCTTCAGTGTTGAGTCAAGGGGTGTCACAAACGGGTGAGTTCTATAGACAAAGCAGCAGTGTAAACATAGGATCCTTGGAAATTCCTGCGAAGAAATTTGAATCTGGACTCTATGCAACCCTCTACAAAAGATATTCTACTATCCAAGCAAATGAGGGTTGCTCAAGCCACCTCAATACAAGTGGTCGCAATCCTATCAATTCTGGTGGATTTACTGCAGAAATGAGGCAAGCCATGCTAAATGGTCATATTAGAAGTGAACAAAGCACCAATAGACAAAATAACTGGACTAAAGAAATCATCGGTGAAAGGCCTATTCCCTCAATCGTCCATGAGAACAATTTTCAGAGGCAACAATTCTCACAAAATCTGCATCCACAATTCGATAGGACATGTGGCACAACTGGGTCGAATAAGGTTACTAGCTATCGCTCATTGATTACTGGTGACAAATGTAACGTGCCCCAACCATTTCCGCATCCGAAAGCCTCAGATCAACGGTATGCACAGGCTTATCAACCCATGATATCAGGTTCGCTAGCAACAAATCAAGTACAAAAACAAGGGTACTCGTTTAGCTTCCACCAAGTTCCTGACAAAAAAACAG GTGTACTAGAAAATGAGATCATACGCAAAATGAAGGGTCTCAAGCTTAACGACGATAAAGGAACCACGAGGACAGAGCAAAATGCTATTGTTCCATATAAAGGAAATGGTGCAGTAGTTCCATATGTGGAGTCTGAACATTTAAGAAAACGAAAGACACGACCAAAAGTTGACCTTGACCCGGAGACGGAGAGAATATGGAATTTATTAATGGGGAAGGAAGGAAGCGAAGGCATTGAAAATCATGAGAAAGGCAAGGAGAAATGGTGGGAAGAGGAACGGAAAGTTTTTCGTGGTCGTGCTGATTCGTTCATTGCGAGGATGCATCTAGTGCAAG GAGACAGAACGTTTTCACGATGGAAAGGATCAGTTGTTGACTCAGTTATAGGGGTTTTCCTTACCCAGAATGTTTCAGATCATCTTTCAAG CTCTGCCTTCATGTCTCTAGCAGCACGTTTTCCTATAAAATCTACCAGGAACGTTAGAACTCAGGTTCAAGTTCAAACGAGCATAGTGGCCAACGAGTCAGCAGCTTGTATACTATATTCAGCAAATTCTATAAAATGGGAAGCTCGATTACTACCCCAGCCAAGGTTTGAGATGCCCCAGACGTCAATAAACCATCAAAATCAAGGAGTGAACTCAGGGACTGCAAATTTTTTCACAGAGGAAGGTAGTCAAGTTGTGGAGGAAGATAGTCAAGTTGTGGAGGAAGAAGTCATATCCTCGCAAGATTCCTTCGACTCGACAATCACACAGGGTACTGGAGGGGCTAGATCATGCTCTGGATCCAACTCAGAGGCTGAAGAACCCATTGTAAGTTACTACTCTAGCAGCACTCATTGTTCAAATTTCACAGATATCAAACAAGTGGAGACGACTACCATCAAACAGAATTCCTTCAGTGACTTGAATAGAACTACAGATGGGAAACAGGAGTCACTAATATCAGAATGGAATGAGCTTGATAATCTCAACGGTCATTCCTTAACAAATTTCCTTGTAAACATCGAAAACCAACACAAGCAAGAACCAGTTGCTCCTTCAAACAATCAGTCGCACTTGACCCCAGACTGTGGGGTATTGGAGGTTGAAGGCCGTGAAACATTCAGTGAAGAGAGCACATCTTCTGGGCCATCAATTGTATCTGGATGCTCCACAGAAAAGAATATGACTTGTCATAGCTTAAACATTAGGGGTCTCAAGCGAACTTTGGATAAAACTTGCGCTGAAGAGATTGGACAAGCAAGATCTCAAAAAACCATGATGGAGCATAGCGAATCTGTCGGTGAGCACTCCGTGCAACTACAGGGTAATGCTATTCAATCGGGACCTCATTGTGAGTATAAACTTCATGAGAATTATGAACCATGTAAGAGGATCAAGACTTCCCCATTAGGAAGTGCATCAGTTACCAATCCTCACCAAGAATTAGATGCATCAGCCAAAATGCAGAAAAATGGCCTCTCAAATGCCGTACATGTGCCTGCACACGCAGAAAAATTGCTTGATGCGGTGGATAGAACGCCTGGAAAGGGAAATCAAATTAACTTTTCAAATAATGAGGTCCACTCCCTATCTAAGGCAAATAATGGAGGAAATGTTAGCActtcaaaaccaaaaagaagaaaggtcaATAGTGAGAAAAATAGTACATTTGATTGGGATAGTTTGAGAAAGCAGGTGGAAGCCAATGGACAACTAAAAGAAAGAAGCAAGGATGCCATGGATTCAATAGACTACGAAGCAATCAGACTAGCCAGCATTCATGAAATTTCTAGTTCTATTAAGGAACGAGGAATGAACAACATGCTAGCTGAACGAATGAAG GAATTTTTGGATCGCCTGATGAAAGATCATGGGAGCATTGATCTCGAATGGTTAAGAGATGTTCCTCCAGACAAAGCAAA GGATTATCTACTGAGTATACGAGGACTGGGTTTGAAAAGTGTGGAGTGCGTTCGTCTATTAACGCTTCATCATCTTGCTTTCCCA GTTGACACAAATGTCGGAAGAATAGCTGTTCGACTTGGATGGGTCCCTCTTCAACCATTACCCGAGTCGCTTCAGTTACACCTTCTAGAACT GTATCCAATGCTGGAGACCATTCAAAAATACCTGTGGCCAAGATTATGCAAACTTGATCAGCGAACACT GTATGAACTACACTATCAGTTAATTACATTTGGAAAG GTGTTCTGCACAAAGAGCAAGCCAAATTGCAATGCATGTCCAATGAGAGGAGAATGCAAGCACTTCGCAAGTGCTTTTGCAAG TGCTCGACTTGCTCTGCCAGCACCGGAGGAAAAGCGCATTGTGCCTTCAACCAATCCTGTCGCCACAGAGAAACAGCCAGCTTTATTCACGAGACCTTTGCCAATTCTTGCTCCTGAAGCAAGCACTTCTACAGGAAATACCGTGCGCACCAGCAACTGTGAGCCAATAATTGAAGTACCAGCGTCACCCGAACCCGAGCCCAATGAGATAATAACCGAAAGTGATATTGAAGATGCATATTATGAGGATCCTGATGCTGATGAAATTCCTACCATCAAACTCAGCATGGAAGAATTCAGAACAACATTGCAAAATTTCATCCCTGAAGAAGACATGTCCAGAGCTTTAGTTGCCTTGAACCCAGAAGCTGCCCGTATCCCAATGCCAAAATTGAAGAATGTGAGCAGGCTACGGACTGAGCATCAAGT GTATGAACTTCCCGATTCACATCCTCTCTTACAAAAG ATGGATAGACGAGAACCTGATGATCCAAGCCCATATCTTCTTGCGATATGGACGCCAG GTGAAACAGCGAACTCGATTCAACCCCCGCAAAGTTGTGGGTCCCAAGACCCGAACAGGCTATGCAATGATGCAACGTGCTACACATGCAGTTGTAGAAGAGAAGCTAATTCTCAAACAGTCAGAGGAACGATCCTG ATACCTTGCAGGACCGCAATGCGAGGGAGCTTCCCACTCAATGGAACATACTTCCAAGTTAATGAG ATGTTTGCAGATCATGAATCCAGTTCAAAACCTATCGATGTTCCAAGAAAATGGCTATGGAACTTACCCAGACGAACCGTCTACTTTGGTACATCAGTATCTACAATATTCAGGG GGCTAGTGACGGAGGAGATTCAGCTATGCTTTTGGAGAG GTTTTGTTTGTGTCAGAGGATTTGATCGGAAAACAAGGGCACCCCGACCTTTGATTGCTAGATTGCACTTTCCAGCAAGCAAGCTGGCCAAGATGAAGAACGAAAACACAGAATAG